From Saccopteryx leptura isolate mSacLep1 chromosome 3, mSacLep1_pri_phased_curated, whole genome shotgun sequence, one genomic window encodes:
- the LACTBL1 gene encoding putative beta-lactamase-like 1, with protein sequence MKTQAGWRPCLLKMRKKWLFPASCGVFFLLSVLMTGCFLWQYYLPKLKTGSSGPEAISAPVRMCPQHPEPVPLAHPLPVLKEALEKVDRILRQALSAPGLAAMSAVVIHNDTVLWTGNFGKKNGSDPASGPPNEYTMYRISSVSKIFPVLMLYRLWEEGIVASLDDPLERYASTFTISNPLGMASAPKQHSLMDGLEEVGPAPRPSPVTLRRMASQLSGLPRRLRSTSLLWRGSTQEALSLLKDDVLVADPGTRCHYSTLAFSLLAHVLAAHTAHGDYQRWISENVLEPLGMADTGFDLTPLVRARLAAGFYGSGRPAPLYDLGWYRPSGQMYSTATDLAKLAVALLGSGPQRLLRPDVATTLLAPLLSCPGAYFASETGTPWEFHAQRGYRVVRKDGDLDGYAATFSLVPPLHLGLVLLVAGPRPPGPDLVTQAYDVLLPAMETAFREAERSPAPPPSALPFAGYFTFANLTFYEVRAGPAGELRLRQFGPRVEALVPPAFRTLALRHLRGRVFQLHVAREFPCALPLGDSWLSLEAQHGQLVNFYPLDSHGLSPGFDVPGLNTYRVLRLLRKPVFKTQ encoded by the exons gctGGCTGGCGGCCCTGCCTGCTGAAGATGAGAAAAAAGTGGCTCTTCCCTGCGTCCTGCGGCGTCTTCTTCCTGCTCTCTGTGCTCATGACTGGCTGCTTCCTGTGGCAGTATTACCTCCCCAAGCTGAAGACCG GTTCCTCGGGACCAGAAGCGATCTCTGCCCCTGTGAGGATGTGTCCCCAGCACCCTGAGCCGGTGCCCCTGGCCCACCCCCTCCCCGTGTTGAAGGAGGCCCTGGAAAAG GTGGACAGGATCCTGCGTCAGGCACTGTCGGCCCCAGGGCTGGCTGCCATGTCTGCAGTTGTCATCCACAATGACACCGTGCTCTGGACTGGAAACTTCGGGAAGAAGAATGGCTCAGACCCGGCTTCTGGGCCCCCCAATGAGTACACCATGTACCG GATCTCAAGTGTCTCCAAGATCTTCCCAGTCCTCATGCTGTACCGCCTGTGGGAGGAGGGCATCGTAGCCTCTCTAGACGACCCTCTGGAGAGGTATGCCAGCACCTTCACCATTAGTAACCCTCTGGGCATGGCATCAGCCCCTAAACAACACAGCCTGATGGATGGGCTGGAGGAGGTGGGCCCGGCCCCAAGGCCTTCACCCGTCACCCTCCGAAGGATGGCCAGCCAGCTCTCAG GGCTTCCCAGAAGGCTCCGGTCCACTTCACTGCTGTGGAGGGGCAGCACCCAGGAGGCCCTGAGCCTGCTCAAGGATGATGTGCTGGTAGCGGACCCGGGAACCAG gTGCCATTACAGTACCCTGGCCTTCTCACTTCTGGCCCATGTCCTGGCAGCCCACACGGCTCACGGTGACTACCAGCGCTGGATATCGGAGAACGTGCTTGAGCCGCTGGGGATGGCAGACACTGGCTTCGACCTCACCCCTCTTGTGCGTGCCCGCTTGGCGGCGGGCTTCTACGGCAGCGGGCGGCCGGCACCGCTCTACGACTTGGGCTGGTACCGCCCGTCCGGCCAGATGTACTCCACCGCCACCGACCTGGCCAAGCTGGCCGTGGCGCTCCTGGGCAGTGGGCCCCAGAGGCTCCTGCGGCCCGACGTGGCCACGACGCTGCTGGCGCCGCTGCTGTCCTGCCCCGGCGCCTACTTCGCCAGCGAGACCGGCACACCTTGGGAGTTCCACGCGCAAAGGGGCTACCGCGTGGTCCGCAAGGACGGCGACTTGGACGGCTATGCGGCCACCTTCTCCCTGGTGCCGCCCCTGCACCTGGGCCTCGTGCTGCTGGTGGCCGGACCGCGGCCACCCGGACCCGACCTGGTGACGCAGGCCTACGATGTGCTCCTCCCGGCCATGGAGACGGCCTTCCGGGAGGCCGAGCGCAGCCCCGCCCCGCCACCCAGCGCGCTTCCCTTCGCCGGCTACTTCACCTTCGCCAACCTGACTTTTTACGAGGTGCGCGCCGGGCCGGCAGGCGAGCTGCGCCTGCGCCAGTTCGGGCCCCGCGTCGAGGCTCTGGTGCCGCCCGCGTTCCGTACGCTGGCGCTGCGCCACCTGCGCGGCCGCGTCTTTCAGCTGCACGTGGCCCGCGAGTTCCCGTGCGCGCTGCCGCTTGGCGACAGCTGGCTCTCCCTCGAGGCCCAGCACGGGCAGCTTGTCAACTTCTATCCCTTGGACAGCCACGGGCTGTCCCCGGGCTTTGATGTGCCGGGTCTTAACACGTACCGGGTGTTGCGGCTGCTGCGCAAGCCGGTATTCAAGACCCAGTGA